A part of Pseudoalteromonas arctica A 37-1-2 genomic DNA contains:
- a CDS encoding tetratricopeptide repeat protein yields the protein MRLFYRNCVLRLSLIPLSLFIATNSLATESPAAVPLYTESELIALINKNTHLARVKADDCQLVQDIEARANKMALPSYQFLYGDMLAYNVCVDRNVELGVYYMRKAAEQGLAAALEQLGRYYDTGRLVQQDKAMAITYLREASSQGNLKAQLRLVKLFNDGYGSPRDFEDAYRWLFNSMVADKATHKKIERALTKLAQKMPDSVVARARLPI from the coding sequence ATGCGTTTATTTTACCGTAATTGCGTATTAAGGCTTTCGTTAATTCCGCTGTCTTTATTTATAGCAACCAACAGCTTAGCTACAGAAAGCCCTGCTGCTGTACCGCTGTATACAGAATCTGAGCTAATTGCGTTAATAAATAAAAATACGCATTTAGCGCGGGTGAAGGCAGATGATTGCCAGTTAGTGCAAGATATAGAAGCACGAGCCAATAAAATGGCATTGCCGTCTTATCAATTTTTATACGGCGATATGCTGGCTTATAACGTGTGCGTGGATCGTAATGTAGAGTTAGGTGTGTATTACATGCGAAAAGCGGCTGAACAAGGCTTAGCGGCAGCGCTAGAGCAGCTAGGGCGTTACTACGACACCGGGCGTTTAGTTCAGCAAGATAAAGCAATGGCAATTACGTATTTGCGTGAAGCGTCGTCGCAAGGCAATTTAAAAGCACAACTACGTTTGGTTAAATTATTTAATGATGGCTATGGCAGCCCGCGTGATTTTGAAGATGCATACCGTTGGCTATTTAATTCTATGGTGGCAGATAAAGCGACTCATAAAAAAATTGAGCGAGCGCTGACTAAGTTAGCGCAAAAAATGCCAGAT
- a CDS encoding adenylosuccinate synthase: MGKNVVVLGTQWGDEGKGKVVDLLTDKASLVVRYQGGHNAGHTLVIEGEKTVLHLIPSGVLRDNVKCVIGNGVVLSPEALMREIGMLEERGVPVRERLLISEACPLILPFHVALDVARETARGDKPIGTTGRGIGPAYEDKVARRGLRVGDLFNPELFAAKLKEVLEYHNFTLVNYYKVDAVDFQKTFDDAMAVADILKAMVVDVTELLDQTRLAGENILFEGAQGTLLDIDHGTYPYVTSSNTTAGGVATGAGFGPLNLDYVLGIIKAYTTRVGSGPFPTELYDGLEKQDPVGKHLGDKGHEFGATTGRLRRTGWLDAVAMRRAVQINSISGFCLTKLDVLDGLETLKICIGYKLEDGTVTNVTPLAAEGYDKVTPVYEEMPGWSENTVGVTSLDGLPKAAIDYIKRIEEITGVPIDIISTGPDRVETMVLRNPFA; encoded by the coding sequence ATGGGTAAAAACGTTGTTGTATTAGGCACCCAATGGGGTGACGAAGGAAAGGGTAAGGTAGTTGATCTCCTTACAGACAAAGCATCTTTAGTAGTTCGTTATCAAGGTGGCCACAATGCGGGTCATACTTTAGTTATCGAAGGTGAAAAGACGGTTCTACACCTTATTCCATCGGGTGTATTACGTGACAATGTTAAATGTGTGATTGGTAATGGTGTAGTTTTATCACCAGAAGCGCTAATGAGAGAAATTGGCATGCTTGAAGAACGCGGCGTACCAGTACGTGAGCGTCTTTTAATAAGTGAAGCATGTCCGCTAATCTTGCCTTTCCATGTTGCATTAGATGTAGCCCGCGAAACTGCTCGTGGCGATAAGCCAATTGGTACAACTGGCCGTGGTATCGGTCCTGCGTACGAAGATAAAGTGGCTCGCCGTGGTTTACGCGTAGGCGATTTATTTAATCCTGAATTATTTGCAGCTAAATTAAAAGAAGTTCTTGAATACCATAACTTCACTTTAGTTAACTACTACAAAGTAGACGCTGTAGATTTCCAAAAAACGTTTGATGATGCAATGGCTGTTGCTGATATCTTAAAAGCAATGGTTGTAGATGTAACTGAGCTTTTAGATCAAACGCGTTTAGCAGGCGAAAACATTTTATTTGAAGGTGCACAAGGTACGTTACTTGATATCGATCACGGTACTTACCCTTATGTAACATCTTCAAATACTACAGCTGGTGGCGTTGCGACTGGTGCAGGTTTTGGTCCATTAAACCTTGATTACGTTTTAGGTATTATTAAAGCGTACACTACACGTGTTGGTTCAGGTCCTTTCCCTACAGAGCTTTACGACGGTCTTGAGAAACAAGATCCAGTTGGTAAGCACTTAGGTGATAAAGGCCATGAGTTTGGCGCTACAACAGGTCGACTTCGTCGTACTGGTTGGTTAGATGCAGTGGCTATGCGCCGTGCGGTTCAAATCAACAGTATTTCAGGTTTTTGTTTAACTAAGCTTGATGTTTTAGACGGCTTAGAAACGCTTAAAATCTGTATTGGTTACAAGCTTGAAGATGGCACAGTTACTAACGTAACACCATTAGCAGCTGAAGGTTACGATAAAGTAACGCCAGTATACGAAGAAATGCCAGGTTGGTCAGAAAACACTGTTGGTGTAACGAGTCTTGACGGTTTACCAAAAGCTGCGATTGACTACATCAAGCGTATTGAAGAAATTACGGGTGTTCCAATTGATATTATTTCTACAGGTCCAGACCGCGTAGAAACTATGGTACTTCGCAACCCGTTTGCGTAA
- the hflC gene encoding protease modulator HflC has protein sequence MKNFSLVILLAAIVMSFSSVFVVPEGQKAIVMLFSKVQKDSDDQAIVYGPGLQFKVPFFSQVRRIDARIQTLDGAPDRFVTSEKKDLIVDSFVKWRVNDFSAFYLRARGDKQYAETLLKQKVNNGLRTNFGTRTIREIVSGERSELMEEALVQASESARELGIEVLDVRVKQINLPQEVSSSIYQRMRAERTAVAKEHRSEGQEKAETIRAGVDRRVTVMLADAERNARSVRGQGDADAAGIYASAYNKDPEFFSFVRSLEAYKKTFKNKQDVMVLSPDSDFFQYMKGAKAQ, from the coding sequence ATGAAAAACTTTAGTTTAGTAATACTATTAGCTGCCATTGTTATGTCTTTCTCATCGGTATTTGTTGTACCTGAAGGGCAAAAAGCAATTGTAATGTTATTCAGTAAAGTACAAAAAGACAGCGACGATCAAGCGATTGTATATGGCCCAGGCCTACAATTTAAGGTGCCATTTTTTAGCCAAGTACGTCGTATTGATGCACGTATTCAAACGCTAGATGGTGCGCCGGACCGCTTTGTTACTAGTGAGAAAAAAGACTTAATTGTTGATTCGTTTGTAAAATGGCGTGTTAATGACTTTAGCGCTTTTTACTTACGTGCCCGTGGCGATAAGCAATATGCTGAAACGCTACTTAAACAAAAAGTAAATAATGGTCTTCGTACAAACTTTGGTACACGTACAATTCGCGAAATTGTATCGGGTGAGCGTAGCGAGTTGATGGAAGAAGCGTTAGTACAAGCTTCTGAAAGTGCACGTGAGCTAGGTATTGAAGTACTAGACGTACGTGTTAAGCAAATCAACCTACCACAAGAAGTGAGTAGCTCTATTTACCAACGTATGCGCGCTGAGCGTACTGCTGTTGCAAAAGAGCATCGTTCTGAAGGTCAGGAAAAAGCCGAGACTATTCGTGCGGGTGTTGACCGCCGTGTAACAGTAATGCTTGCCGATGCAGAGCGTAATGCGCGTTCTGTACGTGGTCAAGGCGATGCTGATGCCGCAGGCATCTATGCAAGCGCGTATAACAAAGACCCTGAGTTCTTTAGTTTTGTGCGTTCGCTTGAGGCTTACAAAAAGACTTTTAAAAATAAGCAAGACGTTATGGTGCTTTCACCAGATAGCGACTTCTTCCAATATATGAAAGGCGCTAAAGCTCAATAG
- the hflK gene encoding FtsH protease activity modulator HflK, protein MAWNEPGNNGNDKDPWNNKGGRDQGPPDLDEVFRKFSNKFGGLFGGKKSGNGSGGGLGGAGISFILIIAVIVWALSGIYTVKEAERGVVLQFGKYDRIADPGLRWKMTFIETVIPVDIEAVRSLSASGFMLTEDENVVSVEFQVQYRVIDPYLYEFSVTNADSSLEEALDSALRYVVGHAKMDQVLTNGREVVRQNTWDELNKIIEPYNLGLIVTDVNFKDSRPPTEVKDAFDDAIAAQEDEERFIREAEAYAREIEPRARGQVTRMTQEAEGYQERITLEAQGEVARFEKLLPEYQAAKEVTRERLYIDAMEEVLGSSSKILVDVKGGNNMLYLPLDKIMDKQGTATRVALPSSSDIQDLRNKVNTSRNSSVNSGNDRFNNDRFNDGR, encoded by the coding sequence ATGGCCTGGAATGAACCGGGTAATAATGGCAATGACAAAGATCCGTGGAATAATAAAGGCGGACGTGATCAAGGCCCACCTGATTTAGACGAGGTGTTCCGCAAGTTTAGTAACAAGTTCGGCGGCTTATTTGGCGGGAAAAAATCCGGCAATGGTAGCGGCGGTGGACTTGGCGGAGCCGGTATTTCATTCATACTTATTATCGCCGTTATTGTATGGGCGTTAAGTGGTATTTATACGGTTAAAGAAGCCGAGCGTGGTGTGGTTCTTCAATTTGGTAAATATGACCGAATTGCTGATCCTGGTCTGCGTTGGAAAATGACGTTTATTGAAACGGTAATCCCAGTAGATATTGAAGCAGTTCGTTCATTATCGGCTTCTGGTTTTATGCTTACTGAAGACGAAAACGTAGTGAGCGTTGAGTTTCAGGTGCAATACCGTGTTATTGACCCATACCTTTATGAATTTAGCGTAACTAACGCTGATAGTAGCTTAGAAGAAGCACTAGATAGTGCACTACGTTACGTTGTGGGTCATGCAAAAATGGACCAAGTATTAACTAATGGCCGTGAGGTTGTTCGTCAAAATACATGGGATGAGCTTAATAAGATTATCGAACCATATAACTTAGGTTTAATTGTTACTGACGTGAACTTTAAAGACTCTCGTCCGCCAACTGAAGTTAAAGATGCATTTGATGATGCGATTGCTGCACAAGAAGATGAAGAACGTTTCATTCGTGAAGCGGAAGCATATGCTCGTGAAATTGAACCGCGTGCTCGTGGTCAAGTAACGCGTATGACTCAAGAAGCGGAAGGTTACCAAGAGCGTATTACATTAGAAGCACAAGGTGAAGTAGCTCGTTTTGAAAAGCTACTACCTGAATATCAAGCAGCTAAAGAAGTTACTCGTGAGCGCTTATACATTGATGCAATGGAAGAAGTGTTAGGGAGTAGTTCTAAAATATTGGTTGATGTTAAAGGCGGTAATAACATGCTTTATTTACCACTTGATAAGATCATGGATAAGCAAGGGACAGCAACACGTGTTGCACTTCCAAGCTCTAGTGATATTCAAGATTTACGCAATAAAGTAAATACGTCGCGCAATAGCTCTGTTAATAGTGGCAATGACCGCTTTAACAACGACCGCTTCAATGATGGGAGATAA
- the hflX gene encoding ribosome rescue GTPase HflX, translating into MFDRYESGEQAILVHIDLPKEGDREDLHELEMLVSSAGVSSLAVVQGSRQAPHPKLFVGTGKAEEIAEIVKIHNADVVIFNHQLRPSQERNLERVCQCRVLDRTTLILDIFAQRARTHEGKLQVELAQLRHMSTRLIRGWTHLERQKGGIGLRGPGETQLETDRRLLRARIQNIRARLAKVAVQREQGRRARTRNEIPTVSLVGYTNAGKSTLFNRITNSDVYAADQLFATLDPTLRKLELGDVGPVILADTVGFIRHLPHDLVAAFKATLTETREADLQLHVIDAADSRLQENIEQVQSVLKEIEADEVPQLLIYNKIDALDNVSPRIDRDDEGQPIRVWLSAQTGEGCELLSEAISELLAKKMFNETLFLTPLYGRLRAALFSLNAVHEERFDEQGNWLLDVRMPMVEWNRLIKEFGPEIAGFINRN; encoded by the coding sequence TTGTTTGACCGCTATGAATCCGGCGAACAGGCAATTTTAGTTCATATCGACTTACCTAAAGAAGGGGATCGTGAAGATCTTCATGAATTAGAAATGTTGGTATCTTCTGCTGGTGTTAGTAGTTTGGCGGTTGTGCAAGGCAGCCGTCAAGCACCACATCCGAAACTATTCGTCGGTACCGGTAAAGCAGAAGAAATAGCTGAGATTGTCAAAATCCACAATGCAGATGTCGTAATTTTCAATCATCAACTCAGGCCGTCACAAGAGCGTAATTTAGAGCGTGTTTGTCAGTGTCGTGTGCTTGATAGAACGACGCTAATTCTTGATATTTTTGCCCAACGTGCACGTACCCATGAGGGTAAGCTGCAGGTTGAATTGGCACAACTTCGCCATATGTCGACTCGATTAATTCGGGGCTGGACCCATCTTGAACGCCAAAAAGGCGGGATTGGTTTACGTGGACCTGGTGAAACCCAACTTGAAACAGATAGACGATTACTTCGTGCCCGAATTCAAAATATCCGTGCGCGTTTAGCTAAAGTAGCAGTGCAACGCGAACAAGGTAGGCGAGCTCGCACTCGTAACGAAATACCTACGGTATCGTTAGTTGGCTATACCAATGCGGGTAAATCTACATTATTTAATCGAATTACGAATTCAGATGTATACGCGGCCGATCAGTTGTTTGCAACGCTTGACCCGACTCTACGTAAGCTTGAATTAGGTGATGTTGGTCCTGTTATCTTAGCTGATACAGTGGGCTTTATTCGTCATTTACCGCACGACTTAGTTGCTGCTTTTAAAGCAACGCTAACTGAAACTCGTGAAGCTGATTTACAGTTACATGTAATTGACGCAGCAGACTCTCGTCTTCAAGAAAATATTGAACAAGTACAATCGGTGCTTAAAGAAATTGAAGCCGATGAAGTACCACAGCTATTAATTTATAATAAAATTGATGCGCTGGATAACGTAAGCCCACGTATTGATCGAGATGACGAAGGCCAACCTATAAGAGTATGGCTTAGCGCTCAGACTGGTGAAGGGTGTGAATTACTTAGTGAGGCTATTAGTGAACTGCTTGCTAAGAAGATGTTTAACGAAACATTATTTCTTACGCCATTGTATGGTCGCCTAAGGGCTGCATTGTTTAGTTTAAATGCAGTACATGAAGAACGCTTTGATGAGCAAGGTAATTGGCTGTTAGATGTTAGAATGCCAATGGTTGAGTGGAATCGTTTAATTAAAGAATTTGGTCCTGAAATTGCTGGTTTTATCAACCGTAATTAA
- the hfq gene encoding RNA chaperone Hfq: MAKGQSLQDPFLNALRRERIPVSIFLVNGIKLQGKIQSFDQFVILLENTVNQMVYKHAISTVVPARAVNFQAVQGSEDTEEPEAGNF, translated from the coding sequence ATGGCAAAAGGCCAATCGTTACAAGACCCATTTTTGAATGCACTACGACGTGAGCGCATTCCAGTATCAATCTTTTTGGTAAATGGCATAAAATTACAAGGCAAAATTCAGTCATTTGACCAATTTGTTATTTTACTAGAGAACACCGTAAATCAAATGGTTTATAAGCATGCAATTTCAACAGTTGTCCCTGCTCGCGCAGTTAACTTCCAAGCAGTTCAAGGGAGTGAAGACACTGAAGAACCAGAAGCTGGTAACTTTTAA
- the miaA gene encoding tRNA (adenosine(37)-N6)-dimethylallyltransferase MiaA: MSNLPVIFLMGPTAAGKTALAISLCEHLNTEIISVDSALVYKDMNIGTAKPDAEELAKAPHHLIDLLDPSETYSVADFRRDAVQKIDEFHRQGKVPVLVGGTMLYFKSLIDGLSPLPEADTVIRSELEAQAKEFGWPHLYKELVKVDPKAAEKISENDSQRINRALEVYRLTGKTMTELQKQKQPALPYTFHQFAIAPQERSELHRRIEERFKIMIDQGFENEVSTLYLRKDLHPNMPSIRCVGYRQMWDYLAGETSHDEMVFRGIAATRQLAKRQLTWLRSWPDVTWLTTGDEENLHRVVSSLS; the protein is encoded by the coding sequence TTGAGTAATTTACCAGTCATATTTTTAATGGGTCCAACTGCTGCTGGTAAAACAGCATTGGCAATCTCACTGTGCGAGCATTTAAATACAGAAATAATCAGCGTTGATTCAGCGTTAGTGTATAAAGATATGAACATTGGTACTGCAAAACCCGATGCAGAAGAACTTGCTAAAGCTCCGCATCATCTGATCGACTTACTTGACCCGAGTGAAACATATTCAGTTGCTGATTTTAGGCGCGATGCAGTACAAAAAATTGACGAATTTCATAGACAAGGTAAAGTGCCTGTATTGGTTGGAGGTACAATGTTGTACTTTAAATCTTTAATTGATGGTTTATCGCCTTTGCCTGAAGCAGATACAGTAATAAGATCAGAGCTAGAAGCACAAGCTAAAGAATTTGGCTGGCCTCATTTATATAAAGAATTAGTTAAAGTTGACCCAAAAGCAGCCGAAAAAATAAGTGAGAATGACTCACAAAGAATTAATCGAGCTTTAGAGGTTTACAGGTTAACTGGTAAGACCATGACTGAGTTGCAAAAGCAAAAACAGCCGGCTTTACCTTATACTTTTCATCAATTTGCGATTGCACCGCAAGAACGTAGCGAATTACATCGCCGAATTGAAGAAAGGTTTAAAATAATGATTGATCAGGGGTTTGAAAATGAAGTTTCGACCCTATATCTACGTAAGGATTTACACCCCAATATGCCTTCTATTCGTTGTGTTGGTTATAGACAAATGTGGGATTACCTTGCGGGTGAAACAAGCCATGATGAAATGGTTTTTCGTGGCATCGCAGCAACACGTCAATTGGCAAAACGTCAGTTAACGTGGCTTCGTAGCTGGCCTGATGTTACTTGGTTAACAACGGGTGACGAAGAAAACTTGCATCGTGTAGTAAGTTCGCTAAGCTAG
- the mutL gene encoding DNA mismatch repair endonuclease MutL, with the protein MNIEILPARLANQIAAGEVVERPASVVKELVENSLDAGATRIQIDIERGGHKLIRIRDNGSGISKDELTLALSRHATSKLKSLDDLENICSLGFRGEALASISSVSRLTLSSKPKDQEAAWQAFAEGRDMAVQVKPVAHPDGTTIEVKDLFFNTPARRKFLRTEKTEFSHIDELIKRIALSRFDVSITLTHNEKVVRQYRAKTDPSQAITRVAQVAGKAFAEQGLHIQSGEGGLQLHGWVLPVGSANTTQYTYVNNRMMRDKLILHAIRQAFEEVSGTQELPGFVIYIDIDPRQVDVNVHPAKHEVRFHQGRLIHDFILQAIKQVVVPLQGEFTNEPLSSEMESAPVFMGSAHSSSNDTKADGVFDYPKSQLQPSYSGSAGSSSLGTRSVGGGGAYRATPSTSHHDVNAFYQGVSEQHAAHFDNVANIPVAQHQLESAHNVLKTVSIISVNEGACVFSVEQQLYCSHFKYVLVDDWHNQIKESGSLEGKALLLPVRVNLSKEDCLLIEAQQSWFTLLGFELVIEKQFVMVKKLPACLYLLDVSTAIGELLDGCKAGLENIENWLEWQTKCVPPRFYLSNVFLAQQMRLQNNPQTIERLREKAVKIELNHYLTQLD; encoded by the coding sequence ATGAATATTGAAATATTACCCGCACGTTTAGCTAACCAAATTGCCGCAGGCGAAGTGGTTGAGCGCCCAGCGTCGGTAGTAAAAGAGCTAGTCGAAAACAGTTTAGATGCTGGCGCTACACGTATTCAGATAGATATAGAGCGTGGCGGTCATAAGCTTATTCGTATACGTGATAACGGTTCAGGGATAAGTAAAGATGAGCTAACGCTCGCGCTTTCTCGTCACGCTACGAGTAAATTAAAATCTCTAGATGACCTTGAAAATATTTGTTCACTTGGTTTTAGGGGAGAAGCGCTTGCGTCAATTAGCTCTGTATCGCGTTTAACGCTGAGCTCAAAACCAAAAGATCAAGAAGCTGCTTGGCAAGCATTTGCAGAAGGTCGCGATATGGCCGTGCAAGTAAAGCCAGTAGCGCACCCTGATGGCACAACCATTGAAGTAAAAGATTTATTTTTTAACACCCCAGCTCGTCGTAAATTCTTGCGTACCGAAAAAACTGAATTTAGCCATATTGATGAGTTGATAAAGCGTATTGCGCTTAGTCGCTTTGATGTCTCTATTACACTAACTCACAACGAAAAAGTAGTAAGGCAGTATCGTGCGAAGACAGATCCCTCTCAGGCTATTACACGTGTAGCGCAAGTTGCAGGTAAGGCTTTTGCTGAGCAAGGTTTGCATATTCAATCAGGAGAGGGTGGCTTACAGCTGCATGGTTGGGTGCTACCTGTAGGTTCAGCTAATACGACTCAGTATACTTATGTTAATAATCGTATGATGCGCGATAAACTTATTCTGCATGCTATACGCCAGGCATTTGAAGAAGTAAGTGGAACACAAGAATTACCCGGTTTTGTCATTTATATTGATATAGACCCTCGGCAGGTTGATGTAAATGTTCATCCAGCTAAGCATGAAGTGCGTTTTCATCAAGGGCGCTTAATTCATGACTTTATATTACAGGCTATTAAGCAAGTGGTAGTGCCGCTGCAAGGTGAGTTTACGAATGAACCGCTTAGCTCTGAGATGGAATCTGCGCCTGTGTTTATGGGGTCAGCGCATAGTAGTTCTAATGATACAAAAGCGGATGGAGTATTTGATTACCCTAAATCGCAATTACAGCCCTCTTACTCTGGAAGTGCTGGTAGTTCGTCATTAGGTACTAGAAGTGTTGGCGGTGGCGGGGCATACCGTGCTACACCAAGTACAAGCCATCATGATGTAAACGCGTTTTATCAAGGTGTGAGTGAGCAACACGCTGCGCATTTTGATAATGTAGCAAACATACCTGTAGCACAACACCAGTTAGAGTCTGCGCATAATGTTTTAAAGACAGTTTCAATCATCAGTGTTAATGAAGGTGCGTGTGTATTTAGTGTTGAGCAGCAATTGTATTGCTCACATTTCAAATATGTATTGGTAGATGATTGGCATAATCAAATTAAAGAGTCCGGAAGTTTAGAAGGGAAAGCCCTTTTGCTGCCCGTAAGAGTAAACTTATCAAAAGAAGATTGCTTACTTATAGAAGCTCAGCAATCGTGGTTTACTTTACTTGGTTTTGAACTCGTAATAGAAAAACAGTTTGTAATGGTTAAAAAATTGCCAGCGTGCCTATATTTACTTGATGTAAGTACAGCGATAGGTGAGCTACTTGATGGGTGTAAAGCAGGGCTTGAAAATATAGAGAATTGGTTAGAGTGGCAGACAAAATGTGTACCTCCCCGGTTTTATTTAAGCAATGTGTTTTTAGCGCAACAAATGCGCTTACAAAATAATCCGCAAACTATTGAACGCTTACGCGAAAAAGCAGTTAAAATAGAGCTAAATCACTATTTAACGCAATTAGATTAA
- a CDS encoding N-acetylmuramoyl-L-alanine amidase: MSRGVVKLFIYLMVITISLPLWAKNTINSVRVWPSPDSTRVVFDLNDKPDFSYFMLKNPSRLVIDLENTNELKILPGVPPKHQIVSKLRYSKPKNKHSVRLVFELNAPVKPVVFALAPTGPYKNRLVVDLYNKSQAATVVSPAQTAAKNRQLSQERDIVIAIDAGHGGEDPGSIGPSGTYEKTVTLQIAKRLERMIDGERGMISRMVRSGDYFVKLNTRTNRAREKKADFFVSIHADAFTSPGPNGASVWVLSLRRANSEIGKWIEDKEKHSELLGGAADVMKDAANEKYLAQALLDMSMDHSMKTGLNVADEVVKELRKVAKLHKKDPQHASLAVLKSPDIPSILVETGFISNPREEKLLKSANHQERLAKAIFTSIKNYYLKNPPDDSLFAKLKSQYPTKHKVRPGESLSMLASRYGITVTELKQVNKLSSNTLFIGQELDIPQS; this comes from the coding sequence ATGAGCCGAGGTGTAGTTAAACTCTTTATTTACCTTATGGTTATTACCATAAGCTTGCCGCTGTGGGCCAAAAATACAATTAATAGTGTACGCGTATGGCCATCCCCTGATAGTACGCGTGTGGTATTTGATTTAAATGATAAGCCTGACTTTAGCTATTTCATGCTTAAAAACCCAAGCCGCTTAGTAATTGATTTAGAAAACACTAACGAGTTAAAAATACTACCAGGTGTACCACCAAAACATCAAATAGTGAGCAAGCTACGCTACTCAAAACCTAAAAATAAGCACAGTGTTCGGTTAGTGTTTGAATTAAACGCACCAGTAAAGCCAGTTGTATTTGCTTTAGCGCCTACAGGCCCTTATAAAAATAGGCTCGTTGTTGATTTATACAATAAAAGCCAAGCTGCCACAGTTGTTTCTCCTGCTCAAACAGCCGCTAAAAACCGCCAGTTAAGCCAAGAACGCGATATTGTGATTGCAATTGATGCGGGCCATGGCGGCGAAGATCCAGGTTCAATTGGTCCCTCTGGCACGTACGAAAAAACAGTAACACTGCAAATTGCAAAACGTTTAGAGCGCATGATAGATGGCGAACGTGGGATGATTTCGCGCATGGTACGAAGCGGTGACTACTTTGTAAAACTTAATACGCGTACCAATCGTGCTCGTGAAAAAAAGGCCGACTTTTTTGTCTCTATTCATGCTGATGCATTTACGAGCCCGGGACCAAATGGTGCTTCTGTTTGGGTGTTGTCATTAAGGCGTGCTAATTCAGAGATAGGTAAATGGATAGAAGATAAAGAAAAGCACTCTGAGCTTTTAGGTGGCGCTGCGGATGTAATGAAAGATGCCGCTAACGAAAAATACTTAGCGCAAGCATTACTTGATATGTCGATGGATCACTCTATGAAAACTGGCTTAAACGTAGCTGACGAAGTGGTTAAAGAGTTACGTAAAGTTGCTAAGCTGCATAAAAAAGATCCCCAACATGCGAGTCTTGCTGTACTTAAATCACCAGATATCCCATCAATTTTAGTAGAAACAGGGTTTATATCTAACCCACGAGAAGAAAAGCTGCTTAAAAGTGCTAACCATCAAGAGCGTTTGGCTAAAGCTATATTTACTTCAATTAAAAATTACTATTTAAAAAATCCACCTGATGACTCTTTATTTGCTAAATTAAAGTCGCAATATCCAACAAAGCACAAGGTACGCCCGGGTGAATCTTTAAGTATGTTGGCGAGTCGCTATGGCATTACAGTCACTGAATTAAAACAAGTTAATAAGCTTAGCTCTAATACTTTGTTTATTGGGCAAGAGCTCGATATACCACAAAGTTAG
- the tsaE gene encoding tRNA (adenosine(37)-N6)-threonylcarbamoyltransferase complex ATPase subunit type 1 TsaE: MTRSFEFHLTDEVATVAMGNCVADIIEQGAVIYLHGDLGAGKTTFTRGVVQGFGHTGKVKSPTYTLVEPYELERANVYHFDLYRLGDPEELEYMGIRDYFSPDAICVVEWPEKGGEFIPVPDLDITLSYMGNERKIVINSASERGVAIVEKLNNK, from the coding sequence ATGACGCGTAGTTTTGAATTTCATTTGACTGATGAAGTAGCCACGGTCGCAATGGGTAATTGCGTTGCTGATATTATAGAGCAAGGTGCGGTTATTTATTTACATGGTGATTTAGGCGCTGGTAAAACAACGTTTACTCGAGGTGTAGTGCAAGGCTTTGGACATACAGGCAAAGTTAAAAGCCCAACGTATACACTTGTTGAACCTTATGAACTCGAGCGCGCAAATGTTTATCATTTTGATTTATACCGCTTAGGTGACCCTGAAGAGCTTGAATACATGGGAATACGCGATTATTTTTCACCAGATGCAATTTGCGTTGTTGAGTGGCCAGAAAAAGGTGGTGAATTTATTCCTGTGCCTGATTTAGATATTACTCTAAGCTATATGGGTAACGAACGTAAAATTGTTATTAATAGCGCCAGTGAGCGTGGTGTAGCAATTGTCGAAAAACTAAATAACAAATAA
- the rpsQ gene encoding 30S ribosomal protein S17, translated as MSDKIRTLQGRVISDKMEKSFTIAIARYVKHPIYGKFIKRTTKLHVHDENNTAKAGDVVTIRECAPISKNKSWTLVDVISSPKQA; from the coding sequence ATGAGCGATAAAATTCGTACTCTTCAAGGCCGTGTAATCAGCGACAAGATGGAAAAATCTTTCACTATCGCTATCGCACGTTATGTGAAGCACCCAATCTATGGGAAATTCATTAAACGTACGACTAAGTTACACGTACATGACGAAAATAACACAGCAAAAGCGGGTGACGTAGTTACTATCCGTGAATGCGCACCAATTTCTAAGAATAAATCTTGGACTTTAGTAGACGTTATTTCTAGTCCAAAACAAGCTTAA
- the rpmC gene encoding 50S ribosomal protein L29, translated as MKASELKDKSVEELNAELLGLLREQFNMRMQASTGQLAQTHTLRTVRRDIARVKTVINQKAGQ; from the coding sequence ATGAAAGCTAGCGAACTAAAAGACAAAAGCGTAGAAGAGCTTAATGCTGAACTTCTAGGACTACTTCGTGAGCAATTTAATATGCGCATGCAAGCTAGCACTGGTCAGTTAGCTCAGACACACACGCTAAGAACAGTACGCCGCGATATCGCGCGTGTAAAAACAGTTATTAACCAGAAGGCAGGTCAATAA